A region of Anopheles merus strain MAF chromosome 2R, AmerM5.1, whole genome shotgun sequence DNA encodes the following proteins:
- the LOC121590604 gene encoding uncharacterized protein K02A2.6-like isoform X2 — MLNPDEMMEDEEHRRLSQNWGNAGFSNGQQQQQQPLPNSAALPAQPQSQNMAGAPSQQGASTSSPDAGLSQMIQLLQQQMSQQQQLMTQILQYQQQPAAQLLQHPQQPQHPQPPQQSSTPTNPELILEALASNISEFRYDAESGATFKAWFERYEDLFLRDASRLDDGAKVRLLGRKLGTVEHARYTSFILPRAPRDMSFDETVEKLTALFGRIESLLSKRYKCMQIAKSCKEDLLTFACRVNRACVDFEFAGMNEEQFKCLILVCGLKEETDTDMRNRLLARIEEKNDVTLEQLSAECQRITNIKVDSALIANDHGERVFAVKNGGQRSHQQQFYRQQYQPFGQQTQTHPRGNTMYLQKPTNACWSCGGPHWKRECPYKSHVCTDCGRYGHREGYCERANRFQRQDNKRGSTQVATRVVNVNMCNVEARRKYVNVLINGTPVKLQLDTASDITVISEGLWRDVGQPPLMAATVKAKTASQNYLQLKGEFDASITIASRTQQATIRVARANLFLLGADVVEAFELGSIPMDQFCSNIDAVSTPESVWEKRFPTVFKGMGLCLKSRIKLEIKEGSHPVFRPKRPVAYAMLQTVDEELDRLEALKVITPVDYSDWAAPIVVVRKANGKIRICGDYSTGLNDILRPHEYPLPLPEDIFAKLARCQIFSKIDLSDAFLQVQIDEKFRPLLTINTHRGLYHYNRLPPGIKIAPAAFQQLIDTMLAGITGVCGYMDDLIIGDSKQTTVPCSGFLARRKAFPSIQLPDCSDLP, encoded by the coding sequence ATGTTAAACCCGGACGAAATGATGGAGGATGAAGAGCATCGACGTTTATCGCAAAATTGGGGAAACGCGGGTTTTAGCaacgggcagcagcaacagcaacagccatTGCCAAACAGTGCAGCGTTACCAGCTCAGCCACAGTCGCAGAACATGGCCGGAGCGCCATCGCAGCAAGGTGCATCGACCTCGAGCCCGGACGCTGGGCTTTCGCAGATGATTCAACTATTGCAGCAGCAAATGAGTCAGCAACAACAGCTTATGACGCAAATATTGCAATATCAACAGCAACCGGCAGCACAGTTGCTACAGCAtccacagcagccacagcatccacagcctccgcaacaaagttCGACACCGACAAACCCCGAGCTTATCCTCGAAGCTTTAGCAAGCAATATAAGTGAATTCCGGTATGATGCAGAGTCGGGAGCAACATTTAAGGCATGGTTTGAGCGGTATGAAGATCTGTTTCTACGGGACGCTTCCCGACTCGACGACGGTGCAAAAGTAAGGCTCCTAGGACGTAAGCTGGGCACCGTAGAACATGCACGTTATACCAGTTTTATTTTACCCCGCGCACCCCGTGACATGTCATTCGATGAGACAGTTGAAAAATTAACGGCGCTTTTCGGCAGAATAGAGTCTCTACTAAGCAAACGCTACAAGTGTATGCAGATAGCTAAATCGTGCAAAGAAGATCTGCTCACGTTTGCTTGCCGTGTGAATAGGGCGTGTGTCGATTTTGAGTTCGCTGGGATGAATGAGGAGCAATTTAAGTGCCTTATCCTGGTGTGCGGGCTTAAGGAGGAAACCGATACCGACATGCGCAATCGGCTGCTTGCCCGCATTGAGGAGAAGAATGACGTTACATTGGAGCAGCTATCGGCGGAATGCCAGCGTATAACTAATATAAAGGTGGATAGCGCGTTGATCGCTAATGATCACGGAGAACGAGTGTTTGCGGTGAAAAACGGTGGCCAAAGATCGCATCAACAGCAGTTTTATCGGCAGCAGTACCAACCTTTCGGtcaacaaacacagacacatccCAGAGGAAACACCATGTATTTACAAAAGCCAACGAATGCGTGCTGGTCGTGCGGTGGTCCCCATTGGAAGAGAGAATGTCCATATAAGTCACATGTATGCACGGATTGCGGAAGATATGGACATCGGGAAGGATATTGTGAAAGAGCAAATCGATTTCAGCGACAGGACAACAAGAGAGGGAGCACACAAGTTGCAACGCGAGTCGTAAACGTAAATATGTGCAACGTAGAAGCAAGGCGGAAATATGTGAACGTGTTGATAAATGGAACACCTGTTAAGCTGCAGCTCGATACGGCGTCCGATATCACAGTGATCAGCGAGGGGCTATGGAGGGATGTCGGACAGCCTCCTTTGATGGCAGCAACAGTAAAAGCGAAGACAGCCTCGCAAAATTATCTGCAACTAAAGGGTGAGTTTGATGCATCAATAACCATCGCTTCTAGAACTCAACAGGCAACAATCCGAGTCGCACGGGCCAACCTTTTCCTGCTGGGAGCGGACGTGGTGGAAGCTTTTGAGCTCGGATCAATCCCGATGGACCAGTTCTGTAGTAACATCGATGCGGTGAGTACACCTGAGTCAGTATGGGAGAAGCGTTTTCCGACAGTTTTCAAGGGCATGGGGCTTTGTTTAAAATCGCGCATAAAATTGGAAATAAAAGAGGGCAGTCACCCTGTATTTCGTCCTAAGCGCCCCGTGGCTTATGCAATGCTACAGACTGTCGATGAAGAACTGGACCGTTTGGAAGCCCTGAAAGTCATTACTCCCGTGGATTACTCGGATTGGGCTGCCCCTATAGTGGTTGTACGGAAGGCAAATGGAAAAATCAGGATTTGCGGTGATTACTCGACAGGGCTGAATGACATCCTACGACCACATGAGTACCCGCTTCCACTGCCAGAGGACATTTTTGCTAAGTTAGCCCGATGCCAAATTTTCAGTAAGATTGATCTCTCCGATGCTTTTCTTCAGGTGCAGAttgatgaaaaatttcgcCCGCTGCTAACAATAAATACCCATCGTGGGCTATACCACTACAACCGTCTACCGCCCGGCATAAAAATAGCCCCAGCAGCATTTCAACAACTGATTGATACCATGTTGGCAGGAATAACAGGAGTTTGCGGCTATATGGATGATCTCATAATTGGAG
- the LOC121590604 gene encoding uncharacterized protein K02A2.6-like isoform X3 encodes MLNPDEMMEDEEHRRLSQNWGNAGFSNGQQQQQQPLPNSAALPAQPQSQNMAGAPSQQGASTSSPDAGLSQMIQLLQQQMSQQQQLMTQILQYQQQPAAQLLQHPQQPQHPQPPQQSSTPTNPELILEALASNISEFRYDAESGATFKAWFERYEDLFLRDASRLDDGAKVRLLGRKLGTVEHARYTSFILPRAPRDMSFDETVEKLTALFGRIESLLSKRYKCMQIAKSCKEDLLTFACRVNRACVDFEFAGMNEEQFKCLILVCGLKEETDTDMRNRLLARIEEKNDVTLEQLSAECQRITNIKVDSALIANDHGERVFAVKNGGQRSHQQQFYRQQYQPFGQQTQTHPRGNTMYLQKPTNACWSCGGPHWKRECPYKSHVCTDCGRYGHREGYCERANRFQRQDNKRGSTQVATRVVNVNMCNVEARRKYVNVLINGTPVKLQLDTASDITVISEGLWRDVGQPPLMAATVKAKTASQNYLQLKGEFDASITIASRTQQATIRVARANLFLLGADVVEAFELGSIPMDQFCSNIDAVSTPESVWEKRFPTVFKGMGLCLKSRIKLEIKEGSHPVFRPKRPVAYAMLQTVDEELDRLEALKVITPVDYSDWAAPIVVVRKANGKIRICGDYSTGLNDILRPHEYPLPLPEDIFAKLARCQIFSKIDLSDAFLQVQIDEKFRPLLTINTHRGLYHYNRLPPGIKIAPAAFQQLIDTMLAGITGVCGYMDDLIIGD; translated from the exons ATGTTAAACCCGGACGAAATGATGGAGGATGAAGAGCATCGACGTTTATCGCAAAATTGGGGAAACGCGGGTTTTAGCaacgggcagcagcaacagcaacagccatTGCCAAACAGTGCAGCGTTACCAGCTCAGCCACAGTCGCAGAACATGGCCGGAGCGCCATCGCAGCAAGGTGCATCGACCTCGAGCCCGGACGCTGGGCTTTCGCAGATGATTCAACTATTGCAGCAGCAAATGAGTCAGCAACAACAGCTTATGACGCAAATATTGCAATATCAACAGCAACCGGCAGCACAGTTGCTACAGCAtccacagcagccacagcatccacagcctccgcaacaaagttCGACACCGACAAACCCCGAGCTTATCCTCGAAGCTTTAGCAAGCAATATAAGTGAATTCCGGTATGATGCAGAGTCGGGAGCAACATTTAAGGCATGGTTTGAGCGGTATGAAGATCTGTTTCTACGGGACGCTTCCCGACTCGACGACGGTGCAAAAGTAAGGCTCCTAGGACGTAAGCTGGGCACCGTAGAACATGCACGTTATACCAGTTTTATTTTACCCCGCGCACCCCGTGACATGTCATTCGATGAGACAGTTGAAAAATTAACGGCGCTTTTCGGCAGAATAGAGTCTCTACTAAGCAAACGCTACAAGTGTATGCAGATAGCTAAATCGTGCAAAGAAGATCTGCTCACGTTTGCTTGCCGTGTGAATAGGGCGTGTGTCGATTTTGAGTTCGCTGGGATGAATGAGGAGCAATTTAAGTGCCTTATCCTGGTGTGCGGGCTTAAGGAGGAAACCGATACCGACATGCGCAATCGGCTGCTTGCCCGCATTGAGGAGAAGAATGACGTTACATTGGAGCAGCTATCGGCGGAATGCCAGCGTATAACTAATATAAAGGTGGATAGCGCGTTGATCGCTAATGATCACGGAGAACGAGTGTTTGCGGTGAAAAACGGTGGCCAAAGATCGCATCAACAGCAGTTTTATCGGCAGCAGTACCAACCTTTCGGtcaacaaacacagacacatccCAGAGGAAACACCATGTATTTACAAAAGCCAACGAATGCGTGCTGGTCGTGCGGTGGTCCCCATTGGAAGAGAGAATGTCCATATAAGTCACATGTATGCACGGATTGCGGAAGATATGGACATCGGGAAGGATATTGTGAAAGAGCAAATCGATTTCAGCGACAGGACAACAAGAGAGGGAGCACACAAGTTGCAACGCGAGTCGTAAACGTAAATATGTGCAACGTAGAAGCAAGGCGGAAATATGTGAACGTGTTGATAAATGGAACACCTGTTAAGCTGCAGCTCGATACGGCGTCCGATATCACAGTGATCAGCGAGGGGCTATGGAGGGATGTCGGACAGCCTCCTTTGATGGCAGCAACAGTAAAAGCGAAGACAGCCTCGCAAAATTATCTGCAACTAAAGGGTGAGTTTGATGCATCAATAACCATCGCTTCTAGAACTCAACAGGCAACAATCCGAGTCGCACGGGCCAACCTTTTCCTGCTGGGAGCGGACGTGGTGGAAGCTTTTGAGCTCGGATCAATCCCGATGGACCAGTTCTGTAGTAACATCGATGCGGTGAGTACACCTGAGTCAGTATGGGAGAAGCGTTTTCCGACAGTTTTCAAGGGCATGGGGCTTTGTTTAAAATCGCGCATAAAATTGGAAATAAAAGAGGGCAGTCACCCTGTATTTCGTCCTAAGCGCCCCGTGGCTTATGCAATGCTACAGACTGTCGATGAAGAACTGGACCGTTTGGAAGCCCTGAAAGTCATTACTCCCGTGGATTACTCGGATTGGGCTGCCCCTATAGTGGTTGTACGGAAGGCAAATGGAAAAATCAGGATTTGCGGTGATTACTCGACAGGGCTGAATGACATCCTACGACCACATGAGTACCCGCTTCCACTGCCAGAGGACATTTTTGCTAAGTTAGCCCGATGCCAAATTTTCAGTAAGATTGATCTCTCCGATGCTTTTCTTCAGGTGCAGAttgatgaaaaatttcgcCCGCTGCTAACAATAAATACCCATCGTGGGCTATACCACTACAACCGTCTACCGCCCGGCATAAAAATAGCCCCAGCAGCATTTCAACAACTGATTGATACCATGTTGGCAGGAATAACAGGAGTTTGCGGCTATATGGATGATCTCATAATTGGAG ATTAA